A segment of the Kazachstania africana CBS 2517 chromosome 2, complete genome genome:
TCATAAAGAAGAGAgtagaaaaaattttccaaaactTTAATATTCAGGCATGGATCCAAGTGGAATCACAAAACTCACAATGTTGGTGCAGGGCAACCTCTATGAGCAATCAAGTCGTCATACAATCTGTGACTAAAAATACGTAAATTTAGATAGATCACAtagatatatttatatatatttaattaattaattatAGGACATCTCACCATATAAACATACCCGGTTTTTGTTTTGTCACGaggttgaaaaatttgtgCATCTTGCATATGTAAAAACCAGCGCAGAGAAGGCACAATGCATCGGCAACTTTTAGTAGACCATCTAACGGTATTCAGTACAAATTGACAGATCAAACAGTCATTAGTTTGAGAGCAGAAGGTTGTTCTAGTGATTATATTGTATGGTTTTCATTCGATTGTTCAAACTGTATTATTGTGCTAGAAAGATCCTGTTGACGGTATAAGTAATCCTTctattaataaaaatttggcTTTTTTCAATCCTCTGAGCCACGTCTTCACCGATTAGTTCCCCTTCCACATCTAAAGTATATATTTGCTAATACCAGATGGACCCTGGCCTTAGCAATGTTCCAACTACAGCCACCGCTCTTTCAGACAAGtcaaatttgatcaaagatATCATAGCGGCTTCTCAAAATCAGCTGAATGTTATTTTCAAGTCTAATCAATTGCAGGAAGATTATGGTTTATTGAACGGCTTTATATCCTTTGTTCACTCGAAACTAAACAGGATCATTAACGAATTAATTAGTCACCTAAAGTCTCTCCAAACAAGCTCCGAAAGTTTAAAGCAGTATTATGATCAAATACTACTAATTCTAGACTTGACCTGGGAACAACTCTGGTATCCCACCTTCAAATGGTTCCAAGCTTGGAGACGAGTTTTGCTGACAAACAAAAAAGGTGAGCAATTAAATTATGCTGGCCTCAGaaagatgaattcaaaattgaataaatattcaaaatcagtATTTGAATTCTATTTTAATATCATGGATACCATAGTGATTAACTTTGAATACATGCTTTTTATTCCCAgtgaaattaaagaaaagttgGGCCTCCGCATTTTGGCTGAAAGCGACGATGATATCGATATTACTGTTAACAATGAAAAGCATGCACTATTAATGGTTTTATTCCACCGATGCGTGCTATATTTGGGTTCAACAACTCGCTACAAGGtaacatttgaaaaattttataacaATTATTCAGCAAAAGATTATAAGAAGGCACTGGAGTTCTATCATACTGCAATCTTACTTTTGCCACATATAGGAGAACCATTTTTCCAAGAAAGTCTAATCTCACTACAATGTAAAGATTTCCCAGATATGGTATATAATTTGGTTAGAGCGTCGTTGACTACTGTCCGAAGTGGTTCTGCCATACAGCATTTTAATGCTATAATGTTCGAGGAGAAGAGTCCATTACGGCAAAAGTTCAACAAAGAGTTGAATGAGATCCATATGGCTAGTCTCAGAAACACGAGGATTGTGAATAGAGAAATTATTGGATCctattttttcactttacTTGCATCAAAGGTGGCGCCAGATGCATggattgataaaaaaatcaataagaTTCACAGTATTGATATCAGtcatttagaaaatgtCTTATTTGAAACCATCTCGACAAGGTACATCAGGAATATTGatgtcatcttcaaaaatcttATTATCTCGATTGgaacttttcaattattgCATTACAAAATAGACAAAAAGTCAAAGTTATTTGAAGCTCCAATTACTGCATTGACTACTCAACAAATTGATTATTTAAAGTTTGCTTTCAAGTACATTTCTATAGTCATAGAAAATGTCATTTTGGAATCATGGAGCCAGCATCTGGAATCTTGGGAATATCTAGGTATAGTTCGTGTCCTACTGTGCTGGATCCAATCGCATAACTGTGTGAGACAGTTCGCTCAACAAAATAGTCAATTCTGTAAGAATTTTGCTAAATTGTTGAATGATTTCTTGAGaaacaagaagatgatTGAACAAGATTTCTCTTTTGGCGAGTTACCCACCAGAAagtattattttgatgaagacaATGatgtcaaaaattttatttgtattCATGGTATGCTGgatgatttcaatgatcAATGTCTTACAGAAGCACTGGATGatccaaaaagaaaaataaccGGATCTTTAGCAAAAGACAAAAAGATGGATAATGTAGCTGAAAGCAAACTAAGATTGAAAGCTATTTTAGTGAAAGGTAAGAAATTCATGGACGGCAATGAATGTGGTATTTCATGGGATCGTAATAAAACAGTGTTTGTTCTTGGTACTGTAAAATCCATTAAACTAGCTGGCAAAAGTGTATCTTGGAAAAATGATTCTAGGAGTCAAAAGTCTGTCAAAAAGGGAAAGAATGATAATGttacaatttcaatggCGGACTTAGAAGCTCAATTACAAAGCAAAAGAGAGCATACCCAATCGATGCGTCGTAATTATAGTGGATCGACTATCCCGATGGCACCAGAAACATTCAAAGTCAAGCCAAGTAAAAATTTACTACCGGAGCTCAAGGAAACTTCAACATCCACTGTAgtgaataataaaaataaaaaagaacaTATCTTCAATGAGAATGGTACTAGTGGAAAACTAAATAGTTACATGACTACATTGACACCAACAAGCTCAGTAACAGATATGGAATCGATAGAGAACTCATTGCAATCGCTGAGCATTAAACAGAACGAAGAGATGAAGCAAACTGAGCGTTCGAAATATTTACATAATGTTTTCCAGTCAGGAGTCCAACAGCAACAGGGTACATATGCCAATCATCCAATGTTTCCTTCTATACCTATCTCACCTCCCCCATATTTTTCGATGCCACCATCGGTGCAAACTCATAGTGGATTCAATGCTATGGATGTTCCTGCCGCAAATACATGCCAAACTGGTTCTGAAGGCTTCATTACAACCTATCCATACAATTTGATGGATACGTCAAATCTTACAATTTCACAACAGAATGATGTGCATCCACAGCTTTTTCCATCCCCAGAGCAACAAGCACAAcatcaaaaagaaatgaataaatCTGGGTTTTGGGTAGGATCTCAGAACCAAATACAGAGGCAAATGTATCCATACTTGCAAAATTCATCAGCATATTTCAACGAATATTCTCAACCCAATATGTATTAGTgcaataaaaaaagagagaatcTCTAAATAAGATGCGCATATACGAATTAAGTTTTTTTCTATAGAGTAAATATGAAAAGTGTACATAGTTTTCAATTATAGtcaagtttttttctttttcattgcaTTTCTCTTTGCCTCCTTCgttaattttttgatttcatcaagttttaattttttcttttctggGTCAATTATAAAATCTGgttttaattcattatagtaacaatttaaatttaatcTGTCACAATTAAAACAATTTGGTTTTTCTTCGgtacatttttttttccgtAATCTACAAATCCAGCAACCACTTCTCGATCTTTTGCTTTCTCTCCTCTCATCATCTAATTTcgttttattattttttggaattggTTTACTGATGCGTTTTCCATTCTTATTCCAAGTGACTTCTTTAAATTTACTTGTTATCTGcatatcattatcatcatttgttatttcttcctcatcattatcattatcttgTTCtacctcttcttcttcctcttcttcttcttgcaTTGCTCTGTAATTTTCCTCCTCCTTTGCCAATCGgtccttttcttctcttttaatatttaatttaataataGAACGAGAAGTTGGACGAGAGGCAGAAGAACTGAAACGATATGGAGATGATCTCAAAGAAGATAGGACTTGAGCAGCTGACCCCATATCATTGTCATTTGGATCATTTAAGAGCCTCGTCTTTAGATCGtctaattttgaattaattaatttcGGTTTatgttgttgctgtttcAAAgcagatgaagatgatgttgttgaagaagatgaggaGGGAGAGAGGGCGAATTTTGGTGGTTTCGGCGATGCGGTACTCGATGATGACAATCTTATATCTGAGGTGATAGTTCTTGAATGTGTCGTTGGGGTTGAAGTTCCTCTAATTGTTGTTGTATTTGCATCAATTAaggaatatatattatcatctgtatttgtaaattttgtgaaattttttgagtCATTAGTAGTGGCTGTTGTAGTTTTGTtatcatcaaaaaaattgttggtgttgttgttgcttGTGATAACAGCACTATTATTTTGGTGGTTGCCGTCATTactattattgttattgtcTTTAATGATACTACTACTGATATGTAGTTCATTTGGATTGAGGCTCAACTCAgtaaatttatcatcattatgATTTTTCATAAAGTTAGAATgtcttttattttgttcatttatTGTTGTCGCGATTATAGGAGGAGGACTTTGAACAGGGGTATTATTTGGTGCTGTAATTTTTGGTTTACTGTTCAGTAGAGTATCTTCATtgataatatcatttttttcgtGTTTGATCATATCACCGCTATCATCAGAAACTTTACTTGGATTTGGGGACGGCGGATTAGAAGTCATAAGAGACTTTTCTGTAGTATGATATGTGTTGTCAGCAGCAATGGTTAGATTCTTTGAGCTCATAGTCAACTATATTTTATctgttcttttttttcaccagggagaaattgaaattgtattACAGGATGGAAACGTTGCAGTTAGAGAGATACCACTGATAAAGGGGATGGGGATCAAAACAGTATATGCGTGTATTAATGCTAACCGTAAGGGCGGTAGTTGAAGACCGGCTTGtttgatatttgaaacTATCATTTATTTTAAAAGTTGTTGTTTAACAAAAATATTCGTCAactcatttttattttaataaaGCTAAGCGCCCAAGAGGATGGATGTAACCCGCCGACTTCCTCCCTCTGTGTTTTCAGCaggaaacaaaaaaaaaaaaaaaataaaccGCCCtgtgattttttttctttttctgcGAAGCCGCCCAGAGAGAAGTGCAAAAGGGGAATTTGTGTTATGGAAGCCCTGAATTACCCTACGCTGGTTTTTTCGATGAGGgttgattttttattggTACGGTCGGATTTTATCTTGGCGGGACATCATGTTAGGGTTGATTGGGTGTGGTTGGTCCTTCCCGGGGTTAAGAAGTGAAAACCCTAGTTTGTGTCTCTCCAAGCTGTCAGTGAATCTCCGTAGTAATTCTTTCTTAGCGGAAGAGGGCCATAATATCGACTAGAATCGGTGATAAGCTTCTGTGTGGGATCAGTCGTCAAGATATTGCCTGACAAAATAGTTCAGGGTTTGATAACTCCGAGAATAAGTAGTTTGTCAGGTAGAAGAAGGACGTTAGCAAACGTATCGAACGTCAAATGGAGAAGTCTGAGAAAATGTATGAAATAACAACATCCATTGGTTAGCACTTCGAAAAAGCGATATTTACAATACTCTGCAACTAAATATATAATCTTTGCTTCAGTGAGACGTGGTGTCTCAATCTTGTTGAGTGTCCGCTTTCATAGAATTAGCATCATTttcacaaaatttttgaagtcCGCCATCAAAGCTTCACATTCAAAGTAGAATTGTGGAGCATTCTATTGGAGTTACGATTTGTGAATGCAAGGTGAAGCACCACACCCAAGATTGAATCTGAGTAAGTGTTTTCCCACCATTTACACTGCTTGCAATATCCTTTTATAACCCATCCATTCGTTAACCGAAAAATTCCAACTACAAACAACTACATATAATTAAAATTCATCAAGTCTATGAGAGGAATTTAATTGCTATCATTCATACTTATCAATATGTTCCCTTTTTTGTTGAGATATTCATTCATATTTTAAAATCCAAAAGCAAGTGACGTAAAGTATCGagcctttttttttatcaaaaattgatgtgCTTTAGATTTACTTTCTCCCGCCTATACTCTTCCGTTCGAGGTTTTTTTCCAGAAGTGTCAGCCATCTGATTATTGGCCTCTGTTAGAACACTTGTTATCATCAAAGAGAATTCGAAGACGAACTACATTCGCTTAAAAGACTCAGTATTGGTCGCGAAACCCCTTCGGGACTAAAAAGCGCCAGTCAACTGTATCTTTTTAGTTATGCCAGACTCATAATGTCTGAAATGTATTTACCACGTAATTTCCTGGCCTTTGACCTCGAGGCTACTATTAGTAAAATCACCCAACAGGTAGACCACTAAGAATAAGTATTTATCGgcagaaaaattaataaaagtAGCACCATTTCAATGGCAACCCCCTCCTTGAAAGTAAAGAAGTGCTTCCGCTCTTGTGACAAAGGTCATCCTTTAAAAGATAATTTAAGCACAAAATAAATCTACGAGCAGCTATTTCTGTGCAGCAGAAAATTACCAATTAGTTCGACGCTACAGAAGAAACAGTCGTATCAAAATAGCTATATCGGTCACGTTTTCTAACCTAATATCTTCAAACTGGCCAGTGTATTACAAAGTATTGGTCGCGTTCAAGGTAATTAGCTTTGTCAATGTCCGATACGAGCTCACTGCCATCTGAAAAGTTGATATGTGCTTGGTTTGAATACCTTCTTACATGACTCCTCTGATGGGCATGCTTTTTCCTACGTCTCTCTTTCGACATGCCATTATATAAATGTGTCATCGTgctattcaaataaattcgTCAAAATCTACCACGTAAATAATACGATTATTCACGGATTTCGAAAATTACCATTTTCTTAATTGGACATTCTTTCCTTCTTCACATTCTGGGTCCCTTACACTATGCAGACCCTCCTCATCCTCATCCTTCGGTCATTTGCAAAAGCAGACGGTACTAGAAAGTTTAATGGTATTAGtccattttttgaagaaaaaccATCctcaaaaagaaagaaaaatttatagaaTGGATTCCCGATGTAATCAAGTTATAGACAATATATACACATACTATATCCACTCAATCAAGTGCATCTGCCTCGTGAGATAGATTACATTGTGCAAAAGAGCAAATGCGTTCGTCACTTTTGCTCATCTCGAATACTGCTGCTGAGggtagtaataataataatagtattAATATTGATACTAATCGGGCCGTTAAAAAGGATATCAGTAGTAAACACAACCACTCTTCAAGTTATCATTCTTCAACTACTTCtgatttaaataatttattggATAATTTGTCGGTGCAGACTTCCATTTATGATATGAAGAACAATGATGCTTCTTTAACAAATAATAACGGTGCTAGTAATGCACAAAAGTCTATTACGGCTTTAAATGAAAACACAATAACTGGGAAAGATTTACAACAGCcatatcaatttcttttaaacGCAGCAAATGTTATAGATAATGCGCAAAATGATACTCAAAGCGTGTGGGGAAATGATTCATTGATACGTACGGACTCACATATTCTTAATGAGAGTAATGCCAATgatgaaataatattaaacaCACGTATCTCTTCTCACAAAAGTAACGTTATAAAAAAGCCAccaagaagaaggagaaCGCAGGATTCGATTAGAACCACTGCTATACCGTTTCAATCATCGAAGCATTCTCAAATAGTACCTTTCAAGCAAGGTGCTAATAAGAAAGGATCTATCAAATCATCAGCAAGCGCACAACGTGAGATCGAcaggatgaagaaaaatttactaTCGAAGAGAGATATTAAAAGAAAGCataagaaatttttaatggACGATGATAATGTCATTATCGGTAACAAGATCACCGAAGGTCATGTaaattttatcattgcTTACAATATGTTAACAGGAATAAGAGTTGCCGTCTCACGCTGTTCCGGTTTAATGAAACCATTGACtttaaaagatttcaagTTTTATAAGAAACTAGCATTCGATTATCATGGTAATGAATTAACTCCTTCTTCTCAGTATGCCTTTAAGTTCAAAGACTATTGTCCTGAGGTGTTTAGAGAATTGAGAGGAATGTTTGGTTTGGATCCAGCTGATTATTTGGTTTCATTaacatcaaaatatatactGAGTGAATTAAACTCACCAGGTAAATCAGGCTCcttcttttattattcaagggatttcaaattcattatcaagACAATTCACCATTCTGAACATATTAGGCTGCGAAAAACATTGCAGGATTATTATAATCATGTAAAAACAAATCCGGATACTTTAATTTGTCAGTTTTATGGTCTACATAGGATAAAAATGCCAatctctttcaaaaataaaattaagCACCGAAAAATTTACTTCATTGTTATGAATAACTTATTTCCTCCACATCTTGACATGCACATCACTTTCGATTTAAAAGGTTCTACACTAGACCGCTATACCAAAATAAATGAGAAAGAATCAAAAGGTAATGACTCAAACTACAGACCAATTTTAAAGGATCTTAACTGGCTTgaattgaaggaaaaaatcaaatttgggCCTataaagaaggaaaaatttttactcCAACTACGAAAGGATTTAGAGCTACTGTCAAAGTTGAATATAATGGATTATTCACTACTATTTGGCATTCACGATATGAATAAATACAAGCAAGAAAACGACGATGaatatgatgaaaataactTGATTGCATTTTATGACGATGATAATGTCATTGTCCAGAATGAGCATGATAAAACTGAGGCGCATTTACAAACAATTCCTCTAAAACCACATTATTTTAAACAATTCGAAGGGGGTATAAGAGCCtccaataaaaataatgacaatgagaatttgatatattatTTCGGAATAATCGATTGTTTGACACATTATTCGATTATCAAAAAACTTGAAACTTTCTGGAAAAGTTTAAACAATGATATCAACATAGTAAGTGCAGTGCCACCAAAAgattattcaagaagaCTTTATAGGTTTATCGAAAATTCAATAGACACCCAAGATATAGAGAAATAATACCGTTCAATTTTTCTCCATATTCTTAAAAGTGACTGATTTAGCGATTTCTTTGTGGTTGATGAAAAACGCTGCCTTTTTccatacatatatattttattatatatgcACTTTTTTGCATAAAGCATAGTAGCAGACACTTGAGAAGTGACTAAGAcatatttccaaaaaagTGCTTAAAATAGAACAAAATTAATCATTTCCcgtattttcatttttaaaataaatagtttttttcaataacgATTGCGCCTGATCTTTCTTAGCATTTCCTCGGAATGCGTTGCATTCTTGGCAAAATAACAAAGCCTCTTTACATAAAAGCGACAACTCAGCCCCACATAAATGTGAATACAGGGAAGGAATTCGGTGGTGGGACTCTAGAGCAATGCGTACTAGTTGTATCCAAAGAGAATGATTCTCTTGCTATTTTTAGTAAAGGAGGATGGAAGTAGTGGATTCAGTTGCATCGAAGAATACTTTAGAGGCTTGATTGCCTCTGAAATGTAGGCGCTGTTTTGAATATGCTCTTTCCGGTTTATCACCATCGCTGTCATTTTACTTGAGATCGCAGGAGaaactaaatttttttcccGTCGAGGCCAAAAATGGAtctaaataaaaaagaaaaaaattttctagatTCGttgttatatatatatatatatacgtatatatatctttcaGATGGCCAGAATAAGACATCTTTAGTTATCTTACTTTGAGctgtgaaaaaaaaaatactgaAGTCTTCCTAATATAACTAAAAAAGATGCCTCCATATGGTCCACCCCATTATGGTCCGCCACATGGCCCTCCACCTCCAGGTCCAGGTTACTATCAGCCAGCTCCCCAGCCAGTTTATATCCAACAAGCTCCTCCTCCACCACCTAATGACGGTTGCTGTGGACCTTGTTGTCAAATTTTGTGCTGTTGCTGTTTATTCGAAATATGTTGCGGCCCATAATCCGTATATTCTCATTGATTTATATTTCCAGAAGTGCTAACAATAGAGTGGTCTCGAAGTCATAAAATGAACATTTCTTTATTCCTTGTAGATGATCATTCAATGAACTTTTTTTCGACATGTTCAAATTACCGGTATTCAAGCAGCATGGCCAATGCAAAGTTATCTATTATGTAGTTCATTCAAAATAGATATGTACAGTAGTTAAAATGATGAcaacttttttttagatttttcaCACTCAATTTTGAACTATCCTTTAAATAATGTGCTGCGCACATTATCAGtagataaatttttaatagaGCAGGTTACGCTGTTCACTGGCTCTTAATTCAAGGATTTTGTCGTCAGAAACCAACacttcaatgaagaaaagaatattatgATAACTAAAGTCAAGAACTTCATAGCTGAAGTATGTATGAActgaaaatcaaaataatgaagttACTCTGGTTGTTATTATAGTATATGACAAGCTTTTTTCCAGAAAAATACGCTACTATACAATGCCGGATAAACAACTGTTGTCTACATCTCAGAACTGTTTTGCATCTGCGTTTTGTTTACCTGCCTACCACGCAATATAGAGTCGTTGCTATTTGACTCATCATTTTTTAGTGTCGATATTATAACTAAATAACAGTAGGTATCGTTAGACAATATGGATTGCAGATATCATAActgtatattttattcatgCTGTcgcatttttcttctgacTTGCGAAAAATGACGGAACAAGATTTAAACAATTATCTTATGGGAATGCTGCTGACCCATTCAACATAACtttccaaatataaataaaaggTCATTATAAATGACAATTGCTCGAAAAAGAAGCTACGGCGGTCGAGACTTTGTAATTCTAACTAGTTTATATCTTACCGAACGCTGTCCTATCAGTTCAGTTACTTCTTTAATTGCAAGACGTTTCCAGTACTATGTAGGTTTTATTAGTTATATAACgtataatttaatttttgtttggGAATCTCCTGCAGTCAGTCAACAACTCGAAGGTGAAGGGTTCGTAATATAGTGGATACTTTTCATAGTCAAACCCGCGGCAGTTGCCAGTCTGTAATTAGATTCATAGCGTCACTTGTGGACGAAGTATTATTAGAAGCAGACGTTACATAACCATAGGACTTTGATTGTATATTAAGAGAATGACGTTCCTCACTACTTTCATATCCAAGTAGtaaggaaaaaaatgagCTACAAAAACTGTTCAAAGGAAAGAAACGCTGGCTACTTGTACTTAGTTTTTTCTTAGCAGAGCATGTGTCACTTTAGTTAAGTAAGTGGCACGCCAGGCTCTCGTAACATAATCGGCTGGTAATAGTATCTGTTGGCAAAACCACGTGATCGTCATACTCTTCACGGATTCCCATGCTTAAGCATGATTatctttcaagaatttttccATAGGGcaagaaattattatatgGTTTTTTTCTacagtttcatttttctcaagCATCCTGATAGATATCTCTTGGCATTCTTCAAACTAGGAGATtgaataaacaaaaaaattgaaatcttgAATCTTGTTGAACCAAACCGAAGACGGTTAATGATTCCACAGGTTATGAGCGCTGGCGCATGCGGCGCTGTTGCAATTCCCATTAAGTTTGCGGGTTCCTCCAATTGTACTGAATGGTTAAGATTCCTTCAACAGCACTTACAGAGAACTAACATGTCCTGGTACCAATTTGTTGAACAAGGCATTATTGCCAATATCTCTGAATTGAATCATTTCTTTCGAGGATAAAAATACTATTTTCGGTGTTTTTGATACAGCACTTGGTCAGTTAATTAATGATTGTACTATTGGTGAAGCTAAAACGAAGCGAGCATTTACTACAAACAACGCCTTGGAAGCGTGTCTACTACTGGTCTATTTCTTTAGTTAAGTGAAGAATATTCTAAAGCGACTGTTAGTATCCAATGTCACACTGCCATGAATTGACAAATTAAAAGTAAATCGTTCAAGGAAAGACGCATCTGGATAAGGACGTAGCATCCAGCTTCCTGAACActacaaaagaagaaattaaattaaTGAAGTTTCCCAATAATATCCATGCAGTCATTTATCAGAagatttttaatgaaaagcTCGAAAGAGCAATGTCTCTCTTGATGATGGTCTCGTCTCCTTTAACTTTAAACAAAATGTTGGATTTGGCGATGAAACCTCTAAAAATTCCAGTAATGGagagaattgaaaaatcaagtGAAAAGTCCAACTCAAGTGCTTTTGCACTAATTGCCAATAAGTCAGTTAAcgaaaacaagaaaaagactTGTAAATGCGCTCACTTTATTAGCCAATGCGAAGAACTTCAAAAGCGCTTACCAGATGCctatatctttgaaaagtatGCTACCGACGAAAATCGAACAATGTGAATAATTCTTCTATAAAGCAAGGCAC
Coding sequences within it:
- the MSS4 gene encoding 1-phosphatidylinositol-4-phosphate 5-kinase (similar to Saccharomyces cerevisiae MSS4 (YDR208W); ancestral locus Anc_8.418); the encoded protein is MRSSLLLISNTAAEGSNNNNSINIDTNRAVKKDISSKHNHSSSYHSSTTSDLNNLLDNLSVQTSIYDMKNNDASLTNNNGASNAQKSITALNENTITGKDLQQPYQFLLNAANVIDNAQNDTQSVWGNDSLIRTDSHILNESNANDEIILNTRISSHKSNVIKKPPRRRRTQDSIRTTAIPFQSSKHSQIVPFKQGANKKGSIKSSASAQREIDRMKKNLLSKRDIKRKHKKFLMDDDNVIIGNKITEGHVNFIIAYNMLTGIRVAVSRCSGLMKPLTLKDFKFYKKLAFDYHGNELTPSSQYAFKFKDYCPEVFRELRGMFGLDPADYLVSLTSKYILSELNSPGKSGSFFYYSRDFKFIIKTIHHSEHIRLRKTLQDYYNHVKTNPDTLICQFYGLHRIKMPISFKNKIKHRKIYFIVMNNLFPPHLDMHITFDLKGSTLDRYTKINEKESKGNDSNYRPILKDLNWLELKEKIKFGPIKKEKFLLQLRKDLELLSKLNIMDYSLLFGIHDMNKYKQENDDEYDENNLIAFYDDDNVIVQNEHDKTEAHLQTIPLKPHYFKQFEGGIRASNKNNDNENLIYYFGIIDCLTHYSIIKKLETFWKSLNNDINIVSAVPPKDYSRRLYRFIENSIDTQDIEK
- the UME6 gene encoding DNA-binding transcriptional regulator UME6 (similar to Saccharomyces cerevisiae UME6 (YDR207C); ancestral locus Anc_8.416), with the translated sequence MSSKNLTIAADNTYHTTEKSLMTSNPPSPNPSKVSDDSGDMIKHEKNDIINEDTLLNSKPKITAPNNTPVQSPPPIIATTINEQNKRHSNFMKNHNDDKFTELSLNPNELHISSSIIKDNNNNSNDGNHQNNSAVITSNNNTNNFFDDNKTTTATTNDSKNFTKFTNTDDNIYSLIDANTTTIRGTSTPTTHSRTITSDIRLSSSSTASPKPPKFALSPSSSSSTTSSSSALKQQQHKPKLINSKLDDLKTRLLNDPNDNDMGSAAQVLSSLRSSPYRFSSSASRPTSRSIIKLNIKREEKDRLAKEEENYRAMQEEEEEEEEVEQDNDNDEEEITNDDNDMQITSKFKEVTWNKNGKRISKPIPKNNKTKLDDERRESKRSRSGCWICRLRKKKCTEEKPNCFNCDRLNLNCYYNELKPDFIIDPEKKKLKLDEIKKLTKEAKRNAMKKKKT
- the EBS1 gene encoding Ebs1p (similar to Saccharomyces cerevisiae EBS1 (YDR206W) and EST1 (YLR233C); ancestral locus Anc_8.415), with protein sequence MDPGLSNVPTTATALSDKSNLIKDIIAASQNQLNVIFKSNQLQEDYGLLNGFISFVHSKLNRIINELISHLKSLQTSSESLKQYYDQILLILDLTWEQLWYPTFKWFQAWRRVLLTNKKGEQLNYAGLRKMNSKLNKYSKSVFEFYFNIMDTIVINFEYMLFIPSEIKEKLGLRILAESDDDIDITVNNEKHALLMVLFHRCVLYLGSTTRYKVTFEKFYNNYSAKDYKKALEFYHTAILLLPHIGEPFFQESLISLQCKDFPDMVYNLVRASLTTVRSGSAIQHFNAIMFEEKSPLRQKFNKELNEIHMASLRNTRIVNREIIGSYFFTLLASKVAPDAWIDKKINKIHSIDISHLENVLFETISTRYIRNIDVIFKNLIISIGTFQLLHYKIDKKSKLFEAPITALTTQQIDYLKFAFKYISIVIENVILESWSQHLESWEYLGIVRVLLCWIQSHNCVRQFAQQNSQFCKNFAKLLNDFLRNKKMIEQDFSFGELPTRKYYFDEDNDVKNFICIHGMLDDFNDQCLTEALDDPKRKITGSLAKDKKMDNVAESKLRLKAILVKGKKFMDGNECGISWDRNKTVFVLGTVKSIKLAGKSVSWKNDSRSQKSVKKGKNDNVTISMADLEAQLQSKREHTQSMRRNYSGSTIPMAPETFKVKPSKNLLPELKETSTSTVVNNKNKKEHIFNENGTSGKLNSYMTTLTPTSSVTDMESIENSLQSLSIKQNEEMKQTERSKYLHNVFQSGVQQQQGTYANHPMFPSIPISPPPYFSMPPSVQTHSGFNAMDVPAANTCQTGSEGFITTYPYNLMDTSNLTISQQNDVHPQLFPSPEQQAQHQKEMNKSGFWVGSQNQIQRQMYPYLQNSSAYFNEYSQPNMY